Within the SAR202 cluster bacterium genome, the region CTCGAGTTTGCGGCGTTCCTGGAGAAGTGCGCGGACGACGACGTTGTCTCATTCGCCAAAAACTTCCTTGCAGTGAACTTCCGACTCGACTACGTGAATGCCGAGGGTGAGATCTCAAACTACTACCCAGACTTCCTTGTGAAGGTATCCGACAGAGCGACGTTCATTGTAGAGACCAAGGGCCAGGAAGATACGGATGTGCCGCTTAAAATGGAACGTCTCAAGCAATGGTGCCAAGACGTTAACAAGGCGCAGTCCAAGGTGAAGTACGACTTCGTCTACGTGGATGAAGACGGGTACAAAAAGTACAGACCGGCCACGTTCAAGGCGCTTGTGGCGGCGTTCACGGAGTACAACTAGGCGGCGGGGTATAATTGCAGCGCGGGAGGGCGATGCGATGACGGACGAAACAAATAACCGCTACGGCGATATCGCGCGCATTGTGACGGCGCACTATCCCCGCGCGCAGGGGGTGTACCTGTTCGGCACGTACGGCACGCCCGAGCAGCGGCCGGACAGCGACGTGGACATAGCGGTGCTGCTGCCGCCGTCGGAGGCCGCGCGGTGCCCTTCGCTGATGCTGACGCCGTGCCACCTCGCGCTGGAGGAGGCGCTGGGCCGCCAGGTGGACCTTCTCAACGCGCGCGCGCTGTCCACCGTGTTCCAGAAGGAGGTGGTGGCAAACGGCAGGCTGCTGCTCAATGCGGACGAGTACGCAGTCGCGGAGTTCGAGATGCTCACGCTTTCGTACTACCAGAAGCTGAACGAGGAGCGGCGGGAGGTGCTGGAGGCGTTCCAGGCTACGGGCAAGGCGTACGATGTATGAATGACGTTGTAGTAAACAAGGTGCAGTCGATACAGCGCTGTGTGAAGCGCGCCAGGGACGATCACCGCAACGCCGGCGACAGCTTCGCCACCGATTTCCTGCACCAGGACGCCGCCATCCTGAACGTGGTGAGGGCGTGCGAGACGGCGATTGACCTTGCCAACCACGTTATCCGCGACAGGAAGCTGGGAATCCCCACTTCCACAGCCGAAGCGTTCAGGCTGCTGCAGAGCGCGAGGCTGATCGACTCGCCACTCTGTGAGCGGTTGGTGAAGATGGTGGGCTTCCGGAACACGGCGATTCACCAGTACACGAAGCTGGATATCAAGATCGTGGAGGCGGTGATCACCAGGGGCCTGGATGACCTGCTGGCGTTCGCGGAGGCGATGCGAAAAGAGATGACGTAGGGCGGGCGGCCCAAAGGCAACACCCTCACCCTTTGGCCCAAAGCGGCCAACGGCCTCTCCCTGAGGGAGAGGATCAAGACATCCCATCATCATCCTCCGCCCCCCGGTCACCCTCTTCCGCCGCGGCGGACCAAAGCGCTGACATCTCCCCCTGAGGGGGAGATACAAGAGGGGCGCACGCAGTGCGCCACTACGGTATCCTTTGCTCACTGTCGCTCTGGACCCCGATTCCATCGGGACCCACTGTCGAAGACCCCGTATGAACGGAGTGAATCGGGGCCCACTGCCGCCCCCTAGCTCGCGTTGATGATCACGTCGCGGCTCTTTGAGCCATCGCTCGGGCCGACGATGCCGGCGTCTTCGAGTTG harbors:
- a CDS encoding nucleotidyltransferase domain-containing protein; this translates as MTDETNNRYGDIARIVTAHYPRAQGVYLFGTYGTPEQRPDSDVDIAVLLPPSEAARCPSLMLTPCHLALEEALGRQVDLLNARALSTVFQKEVVANGRLLLNADEYAVAEFEMLTLSYYQKLNEERREVLEAFQATGKAYDV
- a CDS encoding DUF86 domain-containing protein, which gives rise to MNDVVVNKVQSIQRCVKRARDDHRNAGDSFATDFLHQDAAILNVVRACETAIDLANHVIRDRKLGIPTSTAEAFRLLQSARLIDSPLCERLVKMVGFRNTAIHQYTKLDIKIVEAVITRGLDDLLAFAEAMRKEMT